The Elusimicrobiota bacterium region CATCCCGTATAAATTCGTTTGTAATCGCAATTGTCAGTTTTTCTTCCATTCCATAATATACGGTTGAATTCTTGAATGTCTCTATTGCTACCTTTCTGATATTTTGCGGTAATACCTGCGGTGCTGGTGTATACGGTGCTGTAGAACAACCGGTAAATACAGTGAATAGTGAATAGTGAATAGTAAATAGTAAAGGCAAACCCAACCACTTAACCACTTGACCACTTAACCACTTAACCACTTTTTTCATTTTCAACTCCCTACGACGATATTTAGTAATTTTTTGGGAACATATATCGTCTTCATAATTTTTTTATACTGCAGATATTTTTTGATTTTATCGTCTGATTTTGCAAGTTCTACTATTTCTTCTTCACTGCTATCAATCTTAATCTCAATCTGACCTCTTAATTTTCCGTTTACCTGAACCGCAATTGTAATTTTTTCTTGAACAAGTTTTTGGTCGTCCCATTGTGGCCATTTCTCCTTTGTAATAGAGTCATTATGTCCAAGCAGTTGCCACAGTTCTTCACAAATATGCGGTGCAAACGGCGATAATAAAACTATTAGCGTTTCTATACAATCTTTTAATTGCAGATTGCAGATTGCAGATTGCAGATTGCAGATTGCATTATAAAATTCCATAATCACAGCAATCGCAGTATTAAAATGGAACTCATTTTTTATATATTCAGTAACCCGCTTTATCGTCAGATGTTTTAGCCGTTCAAGGTTGTTAGCATATTCCACAATTTTTAATTTTTCATTTTTAATTTTTAATTGTTCTACCAGATTCCACACTCTATTGAGAAACCTGAAACAACCAACTACACTTTCATCTGACCATTCCAGATCCCGTTCAGGTGGTGAAGCAAACAGTATAAAAAGCCGTGCAGTATCCGCACCATATTTTTCAACCATATCGTCAACCGAAACGACATTGCCTTTAGATTTAGACATTTTGAAACCGTTTTTGACAACCATTCCCTGACATAAAAGGTTTTTGAATGGCTCATCGTAATTGAGAAGTCCTAAATCACGAAGCGCCTTCGTAAAAAATCGTGAATATAAAAGATGTAAAATCGCATGCTCAATTCCGCCAATATACTGGTCAACCGGCATCCAGTAGCTAATTGGAGATTGGAGATTTAAAGGATTGTCAGGTTCTTTAATACAGTATGCAAGAAAATACCATGAGGAATCAACAAAGGTATCCATTGTATCTGTTTCCCGACGGGCATTACCATTACATCTTGGACATTTACAATTTACAAAACTTTCGGATTTTGCAAGTGGGTTTCCTTCGCCTGTGAACTCAACATCTTTAGGCAAGACAACCGGTAGTTCATTTTCAGGTATAGAAACCGTCCCACAGGTTTCACAATAAATTATCGGGATTGGTGTACCCCAGTATCGCTGACGGGAAATCAGCCAATCACGGAGTTTGTAATTCACAGTTCGTTTACCAAAGCCCATTTTTTCAACATAATCAGCAATTTTTTCAGTTGCCTCTTTTGAATTTAATCCATCAAACTGCCTTGAGTTTATCATCACACCTTCATCTTCAAATGCAGCGGTTAGCGGTTGGCGGTTAGCAGTTGGCGGAACAATGACTTCTTTTATTGGGAGATTATATTTCTTTGCAAACTCAAAATCACGCTGGTCATGTGCAGGCACACACATAATTGCGCCGGTTCCGTATTCCATCAATACAAAATTGCTCACATATATCGGTATTTCGTCACCTGTTAATGGATTTATAGCATACCGCTGTAAAAAAATTCCTTCTTTTTCTGTATCGGTAAGTCGTGTTACTCGTTTCTGAATAACAATTTTATTAATAAAATCTTTTACTTCTTTTTCTTTATCAGTTCCTTTAACAAGTTCCTGGACCATTGGGTGTTCACACGCAAACGCCATGAATGTAACACCATAAAGCGTATCAGGCCGGGTTGTAAAAATAGGGATTCTGAATTCTGAATTCTTAATTCTGAATTCTACAAGTAGCCCTTCTGATTTACCAATCCAATTTTTTTGCATTATTCTAACCCGTTCATGCCAGCCTGTTAGTCCGTCTAAATCTTTAAGTAATTCATCTGCGTAATCTGTGATTCTGAAAAACCACTGTTCCAAATTTTTTAACTCAACTTCGCTCTCACACCGCCAGCATTTTCCATCAATAACCTGCTCGTTTGCTAAAACTGTTTCGCATTTTGGACAGTAATTCGTTGGCGCAAGTTTTTTGTATGCAAGTCCTTTTTCATAAAATTTAGTAAAAATCCATTGATTCCATTTGTAATATTCAGGGTTTGAAGTAATAACAAGTCGGTTCCAATCGTAGGAAAGCCCAAGTTTTTTCTGCTGTTCCATCATTGTTGTGATACATTCATCGGTCCATTTATCAGGATGAATTTTATTCTCTATAGCGGCATTTTCGGCAGGCAGTCCGAATGCATCATAACCCATCGGATATAAAAGATTGTAGCCATTCATTCTTAAAAATCGTGCAAGCGTATCACCAATCACATAATTTCTGGCATGTCCCATATGGAGTTTGCCCGACGGATACGGAAACATCTCCAAAAGATAAAACTTCTTTTTATCGGACTTTTCTGTTGAGACAAAAAGTTTTTTATCTTCCCACTCTTTCTGCCATTTTTTCTCTACGGTTTTAAAATCGTAAGACATTGTCAACTTTACTTCTTGCTCCCGAATACCTCCCGAATGATAACCGAATGTAACCGAATAATTAGTTGGGTTAATTCGGTGTTTTTGTTCGGCGCAGTTATTTGGGTTTCTTTATTCGTGATTTTATTATACAAAATTTTTTCCAAATTTACCAATAAAAAAAGGGCGGGTTTTAAAGGTTTGATTTTAAATTGTTGAACTCAGTCAAGATTTCTTTTGGCAGCCGTGTGCCGAACAGATTCAAAAATTTCGCTATATCATCAGTTTCTTGTTTCCATTCGTCAGTATTTATTTGAAAAAGTTTATCGTATATTTCTTTTGTTACATTTATTCCTGACAGTTCCAAATCTTCATATTTTGGTATTAAGCCAACAGGTGTTTCTTTTGCAGAAACTTTATTATGAATACGGTCAATTATCCATTTTAAGATACGGATATTTTCCCCAAAACCTGGCCAGAGAAAATTACCATTCTCATCACTTCTGAACCAGTTAGCTGCAAAAATTTTTGGTGGATTAGATACTCTTCTGGCGATATTAAGCCAGTGCTGGAAATAATCAGCCATATTATAGCCACAGAATGGCATCATCGCCATTGGGTCTCGTCGGACACCAGCTTGAAGCCCTTGAGCTGCAGCAGTTGTTTCCGAGCCTGTCCTTGCACCAATGAATACGCCGTGTTGCCAGTTAAAACTTTCTACTATTAGTGGAATTCGTTGAGTTCTTCTGCCACCAATTATGATTGCAGAAATTGGTACACCTTTCGGATTATCAAATTCGTTAGAAAGTGTTGGTGAATTATAGATAGAGACAGTGAACCGCGAGTTAGGATGTGCCGCTTTTGTTTTTTTTGAAATATCCCAAGGATTTCCCTGCCAATCAATCAAATTTTTTGGTACAGGTCCATCTATACCTTCCCACCAGGGTTCATTTGTATCTGTATTCAACGCAGTATTTGTGAATAATGTTGGATAAAAATTGGCTGCTTTTAAGCAACGCATCATATTCGGGTTGGTCTTCATAGAAGTTCCAGGTGCAACACCGAAAAATCCTGTTTCTGGATTTATCGCATACAATCTACCGTCAGAACCTATATTTATCCATGCGATATCATCACCTAAAATCCAGACCTTATAGCCGGGTAAAGTTGACTCAAGCATTGCTAAATTTGTCTTACCACAAGCAGACGGAAAAGCTGCTAGTAAATAGAAAATATTACCATCAGGACATTCAATTCCTATTATTACCATATGTTCTGCAAGCCAGCCTTCTTTTAATCCAAGCCAGGATGCGATTCGTAATGAAAAACATTTTTTTCCAAGCAATGCATTACCACCATAGCCAGAACCGATACTCCAGACCAGATGTTCATCCGGGAAATGCATAATGAACCGTTTATTCGGGTTAAAGTCACCACAGGAATGTATTCCCTTAACAAAATTTGCTGAATTGCCAATTTTGTCAAGTATGTGTTTTCCCAAGCGGGTCATAATTCTCATACTGATTGCAACATATGTATTATCAGTTAGTTGGATGCATGCTTTTGAATATGGTGACTCCGGATGTCCCATCATATACGGAAGCACATACATTGTCCTGCCTTTCATACAACCATCAGAAAGTTTGGTAAGCAGTTGTTTTGCTTCGTCTGGTTTCATCCAGTTGTTGTTGGGACCTGCGGTTTCTTTGTTGGGATGACACACATATGTTAAATGTTCTGTTCGTGCAACATCTGTCGGATGACTTCTATGATAATATGTTTTAGGCCAGGTTTTAGGGTTTAATTCCCGGAATACAGGGACATTATTTATTTTTTCGTCGCTTATACCTATTTCTATAAGTTTATGTGCTTCTTCTTCTGAACCATCACACCACCAGATTCTGTCCGGTTTGGTGAGTTTTGCTTGTTCTTCAACCCATTTTTCTACAGGTGTAGTCATATCATTTCCAAATTCAGCAGGTTTTTGATACCATTTATTGGAATTGTAAGCCAGTCAGGACGATTGTTGAGTTCGTAGCCGAGTTCGTAGACTGCTTTTTCAAGCAGGAAGATATTTAATAAAATATCGCGTTGGTGTTTATCTTTTGGGATAAAAGGTGCACTTTTTACTGTTTCAAAATATGATTTTAAGAAAGTTTCACTTACACATTTGTACCATACATCAGCCCAATTTTTATTTTTTTGCCAGTTAGTTGACGATTTCATTAGTTGAATATAGGATGCATAATGGAACGACCGTAGCATTCCTGCGACATCTACAAGTGGTGATTTTTTGGCTCTGCGGGCATTGAGCGGTCTCATCGGCTCACCTTCAAAATCAATAACAAAAAAATCAGTCCCAGTGAATAAAACCTGTTCAAGATGATAATCACCATGAATACGCATTTTTTCAGTTGATATTTTTGTTTCAGCAAGTGTTTTGAATTTTTTTAATATCATATATTCAAATTTAAGAATTGATTCAATGGCTAATTTTTTTGGTAATTTCTTCTGATTTTTTTGTAATAAGCCGAAAACAGTTTTTGTAAGTTTCTGCATTGACCGAAAAAGTGTGTGCTGATATTTTAATGTAAATGGCTCGGGCTTAAAACTCGGATTATTTTTTTCTGAATAAAGTGCAAGATGCATCTCAGCGGTTCGTTTTGCTAAGAGTTGTATCATTTTAAGGTAATTAGTATCTATTGATTTTGTTTTGTAGTATTTTTTTAGCGAATTCAATGTATATTCAAAAGCATCACCTTTATTCTGAACAAAACCTTGAAGCAGTCCAATAACTATCGGCAACCGAGTGGTATCTTGTATATATTCTATCGCACCTTCAAATTGTGCTATATTTCTAAAAGAGGTTTTTTCAGTAAGAAATTTTGTGACCTCTAGTTCTGGATTTACTCCTGCTTCAAGTTTTCTATAAAGTTTAAAAATAAAAATATCGTCGTAAATAAATGAAGTATTGCTCTGCTCGCCTTTAAGCACTTGTGATTTTATAATTGGAGTATCTTTTAGAAATTTTCCTTTAGATGCGACAATCTTTCCATATCTTCCTTTATATGTATTACCTTTCTGGATTGCAGAAAGAATTGTTTTACGAAACTCATAATCACAAACCGCATCATAAATCAGTCCGTTAGCAAAAATGTCTTGTGTAGCTGGTAAAAGATATTTTTCAGATGTTTTGTCTGTATAGTGAACATTCAGAAACAAAATTCGGAATTTACCAACTGGTATGTTTTCTATAAGAGTGATTTTTTTTATAGTTTTTGCTTTGCTTCTGAACCATCTGCATTTTTTTAGATAACCAGCCAGAAAATTTTCAGTACAGTAATTCATATACAAACCACACAAATCATTGCTGTTATTCGTGTGCTTCTGTTCGTGATTTAATTATACCAAAATTTTCCAAAAATGGCAAATAAAAAAAATCCTACCCGATTTTATCGGAAAGGATTTTTTGTTGTTTCACTTTAATTTACTTAACGAAAATAGTAATTAAAACCTGTTCCTATTTGTAAAAAATCTTTAGCAGTGATATAATAATGGGCACTACCTTCTAAAAACAAATCTTCCAATAAAGACACTCTAAAACCAACTCCACCATGTCCGCCAATCCCACTCCTATTTTTGGTTATATCGCGGTAACCATAGTAGTAGCGGTCATAGTAGTAGTCATAAT contains the following coding sequences:
- the leuS gene encoding leucine--tRNA ligase gives rise to the protein MSYDFKTVEKKWQKEWEDKKLFVSTEKSDKKKFYLLEMFPYPSGKLHMGHARNYVIGDTLARFLRMNGYNLLYPMGYDAFGLPAENAAIENKIHPDKWTDECITTMMEQQKKLGLSYDWNRLVITSNPEYYKWNQWIFTKFYEKGLAYKKLAPTNYCPKCETVLANEQVIDGKCWRCESEVELKNLEQWFFRITDYADELLKDLDGLTGWHERVRIMQKNWIGKSEGLLVEFRIKNSEFRIPIFTTRPDTLYGVTFMAFACEHPMVQELVKGTDKEKEVKDFINKIVIQKRVTRLTDTEKEGIFLQRYAINPLTGDEIPIYVSNFVLMEYGTGAIMCVPAHDQRDFEFAKKYNLPIKEVIVPPTANRQPLTAAFEDEGVMINSRQFDGLNSKEATEKIADYVEKMGFGKRTVNYKLRDWLISRQRYWGTPIPIIYCETCGTVSIPENELPVVLPKDVEFTGEGNPLAKSESFVNCKCPRCNGNARRETDTMDTFVDSSWYFLAYCIKEPDNPLNLQSPISYWMPVDQYIGGIEHAILHLLYSRFFTKALRDLGLLNYDEPFKNLLCQGMVVKNGFKMSKSKGNVVSVDDMVEKYGADTARLFILFASPPERDLEWSDESVVGCFRFLNRVWNLVEQLKIKNEKLKIVEYANNLERLKHLTIKRVTEYIKNEFHFNTAIAVIMEFYNAICNLQSAICNLQLKDCIETLIVLLSPFAPHICEELWQLLGHNDSITKEKWPQWDDQKLVQEKITIAVQVNGKLRGQIEIKIDSSEEEIVELAKSDDKIKKYLQYKKIMKTIYVPKKLLNIVVGS
- a CDS encoding phosphoenolpyruvate carboxykinase (GTP), with the translated sequence MTTPVEKWVEEQAKLTKPDRIWWCDGSEEEAHKLIEIGISDEKINNVPVFRELNPKTWPKTYYHRSHPTDVARTEHLTYVCHPNKETAGPNNNWMKPDEAKQLLTKLSDGCMKGRTMYVLPYMMGHPESPYSKACIQLTDNTYVAISMRIMTRLGKHILDKIGNSANFVKGIHSCGDFNPNKRFIMHFPDEHLVWSIGSGYGGNALLGKKCFSLRIASWLGLKEGWLAEHMVIIGIECPDGNIFYLLAAFPSACGKTNLAMLESTLPGYKVWILGDDIAWINIGSDGRLYAINPETGFFGVAPGTSMKTNPNMMRCLKAANFYPTLFTNTALNTDTNEPWWEGIDGPVPKNLIDWQGNPWDISKKTKAAHPNSRFTVSIYNSPTLSNEFDNPKGVPISAIIIGGRRTQRIPLIVESFNWQHGVFIGARTGSETTAAAQGLQAGVRRDPMAMMPFCGYNMADYFQHWLNIARRVSNPPKIFAANWFRSDENGNFLWPGFGENIRILKWIIDRIHNKVSAKETPVGLIPKYEDLELSGINVTKEIYDKLFQINTDEWKQETDDIAKFLNLFGTRLPKEILTEFNNLKSNL
- a CDS encoding putative maltokinase, which gives rise to MNYCTENFLAGYLKKCRWFRSKAKTIKKITLIENIPVGKFRILFLNVHYTDKTSEKYLLPATQDIFANGLIYDAVCDYEFRKTILSAIQKGNTYKGRYGKIVASKGKFLKDTPIIKSQVLKGEQSNTSFIYDDIFIFKLYRKLEAGVNPELEVTKFLTEKTSFRNIAQFEGAIEYIQDTTRLPIVIGLLQGFVQNKGDAFEYTLNSLKKYYKTKSIDTNYLKMIQLLAKRTAEMHLALYSEKNNPSFKPEPFTLKYQHTLFRSMQKLTKTVFGLLQKNQKKLPKKLAIESILKFEYMILKKFKTLAETKISTEKMRIHGDYHLEQVLFTGTDFFVIDFEGEPMRPLNARRAKKSPLVDVAGMLRSFHYASYIQLMKSSTNWQKNKNWADVWYKCVSETFLKSYFETVKSAPFIPKDKHQRDILLNIFLLEKAVYELGYELNNRPDWLTIPINGIKNLLNLEMI